From the genome of Lutzomyia longipalpis isolate SR_M1_2022 chromosome 2, ASM2433408v1, one region includes:
- the LOC129789026 gene encoding brahma-associated protein of 60 kDa gives MSQRFPPSSGAPVPPGGQPRYQQPPPGAMRPYAGPNFPRGFTAPPQMGSGPPPGGPMHPRTPQPPFQGPMRSSMPNAPSGKRPQDSRGGPMGNPQQKSEYGPSKKKKKLADKILPQKVRDLVPESQAYMDLLAFERKLDATIMRKRLDIQEALKRPMKQKRKLRIFISNTFYPPKEPTNDGPEPSAEGTVASWELRVEGRLLEDTKSDPNKIKRKFSSFFKSLVIELDKELYGPDNHLVEWHRTHTTQETDGFQVKRPGDRNVRCTILLLLDYQPLQFKLDPRLARLLGVHTQTRPVIISALWQYIKTHKLQDAHEREFVNCDKYLEQIFTCSRMKFAEIPQRLNPLLHPPDPIVINHVISVEGGGESKQTACYDIDVEVDDTLKNQMNNFLLSTASQQEIQGLDSKIHETVETINQLKTNREFFLSFAKDPQTFIHKWIISQTRDLKTMTDVVGNPEEERRAEFFYQPWTQEAVSRYFYTKVNQKRAELEQALGIRNS, from the exons ATGTCGCAACGTTTTCCACCCTCCTCAGGAGCTCCTGTTCCTCCTGGGGGACAGCCACGTTATCAGCAACCCCCACCCGGGGCTATGAGACCCTATGCTGGTCCCAATTTTCCG CGTGGCTTTACAGCGCCACCGCAGATGGGCAGTGGCCCTCCACCCGGTGGACCTATGCACCCCCGTACACCGCAACCGCCCTTTCAGGGCCCCATGCGTAGTTCAATGCCGAACGCACCGAGTGGGAAACGCCCTCAGGACAGTCGTGGGGGCCCAATGGGGAATCCGCAGCAGAAGAGTGAGTATGGACCgtcgaagaagaagaagaagcttgCGGATAAGATTCTGCCACAGAAGGTGCGAGATTTGGTGCCTGAATCCCAAGCATACATGGACTTATTGGCATTTGAGCGTAAACTCGATGCCACAATCATGCGGAAACGCCTCGATATTCAGGAAGCACTTAAGCGCCCTATGAAGCAGAAGCGCAAGCTCCGGATCTTCATTTCAAACACCTTCTACCCACCGAAGGAGCCCACAAATGACGGTCCTGAACCATCGGCCGAGGGTACGGTGGCATCGTGGGAACTCCGCGTGGAGGGGCGTCTGCTGGAAGACACCAAAAGCGATCCCAATAAGATTAAGCGCAAGTTCTCGTCATTCTTCAAATCGCTCGTCATTGAGCTGGACAAGGAGCTGTATGGGCCAGATAATCATCTTGTTGAGTGGCATCGCACCCACACAACACAGGAAACTGATGGCTTTCAAGTGAAACGTCCAGGAGATCGCAATGTACGTTGCACCATTCTCCTCCTGCTCGACTATCAGCCGTTGCAGTTTAAGCTCGATCCGCGTCTTGCACGTCTTCTGGGTGTTCACACACAGACACGTCCTGTAATTATTTCTGCCCTCTGGCAGTACATCAAGACGCACAAACTCCAGGATGCCCATGAGCGGGAATTTGTGAATTGTGACAAATACCTGGAGCAGATCTTTACGTGCTCCCGCATGAAGTTTGCCGAGATACCGCAGCGTCTCAATCCGCTTCTTCATCCTCCAGATCCCATTGTCATCAATCACGTTATCTCCGTGGAAGGTGGGGGTGAGAGCAAGCAAACAGCTTGCTATGACATCGATGTGGAGGTTGATGATACACTGAAGAATCAGATGAATAACTTCCTGCTGAGTACAGCAAGTCAGCAGGAAATTCAGGGACTTGATTCGAAAATTCACGAAACCGTGGAGACGATTAATCAACTCAAGACAAATCGCGAGTTTTTCCTCAGCTTCGCCAAGGACCCACAGACATTCATCCACAAATGGATTATTAGCCAGACGAGGGACTTGAAAACGATGACTGATGTCGTTGGGAATCCCGAAGAAGAACGTCGTGCGGAATTCTTCTACCAACCATGGACTCAAGAGGCTGTTTCGCGTTACTTCTACACGAAAGTTAACCAGAAACGGGCTGAACTTGAGCAAGCTCTTGGGATACGCaactcttaa
- the LOC129789031 gene encoding sorting nexin-29 — MAMSGGFIQQTHHRINHESTRKSLVHHLMTVVKELQRKYGGKTELATESDHNVLKLCDSWEYALCHGLRTGSLLRNMSDLVSGVNQEPPVFWTFAYQHMTAHEKERFSSLRHVWTDRGKCRAFIRAALNERSLERYILMWLADSNLGVHYEAWSLMRDEESSNLLPTLAAGLSSILFAITVDSPDLNVQSRREQKTEPIIAVPRPIRPVKKTQKTQVIEFDDAGLSISPVAVGTLASLCLKHESVPSSRENTKSPAAAAAPVKRIPTEEAFNVVEEVPKNPPTNEVFTPPSDSGIVVEEPTTSEEGSFDDSSLRSMSKSSSIHSSSSSSSVVSASDVTHLRERLRQAEERCQRLEVRVAELSLENHRLRGLGTTHHASGSTFTVSVPRVRLEKAGTRKYYVYEVHIIPTNQPGDEWTVLRRYSDFHRLHRQFQKTHPSVKSLDFPPKKSFGNMEAHFVEQRRQRLQLYLRHILTMLPDVATCTSRTSLEQVFPFFK; from the coding sequence ATGGCGATGAGTGGTGGCTTCATTCAGCAAACTCATCATCGCATTAATCATGAATCCACGCGAAAATCCCTGGTGCATCACCTCATGACCGTGGTGAAGGAGCTACAGCGGAAATATGGCGGGAAGACGGAGCTGGCAACGGAGAGTGATCACAATGTGCTCAAATTGTGCGATAGTTGGGAATACGCCCTCTGTCATGGGCTCCGGACGGGTTCACTGCTGCGCAATATGAGTGATCTCGTGTCGGGTGTCAATCAGGAACCACCTGTGTTCTGGACATTTGCCTATCAGCACATGACGGCGCACGAGAAGGAGAGATTCTCCTCATTGCGGCACGTCTGGACGGATCGCGGGAAGTGTCGCGCCTTCATCCGTGCAGCCCTCAATGAGCGTTCCTTGGAACGATATATTCTCATGTGGCTGGCTGACAGCAATCTCGGGGTACACTACGAAGCTTGGTCGCTGATGCGAGATGAGGAATCATCAAATTTACTGCCCACCCTCGCGGCAGGACTCAGTTCCATTCTGTTTGCCATCACCGTGGATAGTCCGGATCTCAATGTTCAATCACGGCGGGAACAGAAAACAGAGCCCATAATTGCCGTACCACGTCCCATTCGTCCGGTAAAGAAGACACAGAAGACGCAGGTTATTGAATTCGATGATGCTGGACTCTCGATAAGCCCCGTGGCGGTAGGAACACTCGCAAGTCTCTGCCTGAAGCACGAAAGTGTCCCTTCGTCGCGGGAGAATACCAAGAgtccagcagcagcagcagcacctGTCAAGAGGATACCCACTGAGGAAGCCTTCAATGTAGTCGAAGAAGTTCCGAAGAATCCTCCAACAAATGAAGTATTCACACCACCCAGTGATTCGGGTATTGTAGTGGAGGAGCCCACAACATCCGAAGAGGGTAGTTTTGATGACTCCTCACTGCGTAGCATGTCGAAAAGTAGCTCAATTCACAGCTCCTCCTCCAGCTCATCCGTTGTCTCCGCCAGCGATGTAACGCATTTGCGTGAGCGCTTGCGACAGGCGGAAGAGCGTTGTCAGAGGCTAGAGGTACGTGTGGCTGAGCTGAGTCTTGAGAATCATCGTCTACGCGGCCTTGGAACTACGCATCATGCATCCGGATCAACATTTACCGTGAGCGTGCCACGTGTCCGGCTGGAGAAGGCGGGAACGCGCAAGTATTATGTGTACGAGGTCCATATCATTCCCACCAATCAGCCGGGAGACGAATGGACAGTCCTGCGGCGATACAGTGACTTCCACAGGCTCCATCGGCAATTCCAGAAGACCCATCCCAGCGTCAAGAGCTTGGACTTTCCACCAAAGAAGAGCTTCGGCAATATGGAGGCGCACTTTGTGGAGCAACGTCGTCAACGGCTTCAGCTCTATCTCCGGCACATTCTCACAATGCTCCCGGACGTGGCAACGTGTACGAGTCGAACAAGTCTCGAGCAGGTGTTTCCCTTTTTCAAATAA
- the LOC129788960 gene encoding kinesin heavy chain, with product MTGTEREIPAEDSIKVVCRFRPLNDSEEKAGSKFIVKFPSSNEENCISIGGKVYLFDKVFKPNASQEKVYNEAAKSIVSDVLAGYNGTIFAYGQTSSGKTHTMEGVIGDSMKQGIIPRIVNDIFNHIYTMEVNLEFHIKVSYYEIYMDKIRDLLDISKVNLSVHEDKNRVPYVKGATERFVSSPEDVFEVIEEGKANRHIAVTNMNEHSSRSHSVFLINVKQENLENQKKLSGKLYLVDLAGSEKVSKTGAEGTVLDEAKNINKSLSALGNVISALADGNKTHIPYRDSKLTRILQESLGGNARTTIVICCSPASFNESETKSTLEFGKRAKTVKNVVCVNEELTAEEWKRRYEREKEKVGRLKGKVEKLEAELARWRAGETVSADEQINLQDPMEASTPNVEVTEPEVPTAPVPATPSGLTMVGSISADERARFESERERLYQQLDDKDEEINQHSQYVEKLKEQIMDQEELIANSRRDFENLQTEMARIQQENESAKEEVKEVLQALEELAVNYDQKSQEIETKNKEIDNINEELVQKQALLNTTSTDLQQLRDMSAHQKKRYNEILSNLLRDLSEVGQALCTDSTADLKLNADTSAGKVEEEFTVARLYISKMKSEAKNLAQRCQNLETQTMDSNKKVSEYEKELAECRLLISQHEARMKSLQESMREAENKKRTLEENIDSLREECAKLKAAEQVSAVSAEEKQRAEQLRSAFDKQMDQLRDAHTTQVATLRDEISEKQEAINELKDLNQKLTLAHQQMSSDYEKLKQEEADKSNKLQELILTNERREQARKDLKGLEDTVSKELQTLHNLRKLFVQDLQARIKKSITSEDNEDDGGSLAQKQKISFLENNLEQLTKVHKQLVRDNADLRCELPKLEKRLRTTMERVKALETALKEAKEGAMRDRKRYQYEVDRIKEAVRQKNLARRGPQAQIAKPIRAGQGHIVSGIRGGGGIIPTGANAVPQ from the exons ATGACGGGTACGGAGCGCGAAATTCCTGCGGAAGACTCAATAAAGGTGGTGTGCAGGTTCCGACCATTGAACGACAGCGAGGAAAAAGCTGGCTCAAAGTTCATCGTCAAATTCCCCAGcagcaatgaagaaaattgcatatCGATTGGT GGCAAAGTCTACCTGTTCGATAAGGTGTTCAAGCCGAATGCATCGCAAGAGAAGGTGTACAATGAGGCGGCAAAATCAATCGTCTCTGATGTCTTGGCTGGATACAATGGTACCATTTTTGCGTACGGACAAACATCTTCTGGCAAGACACATACAATGGAAGGTGTTATAG GGGATTCAATGAAACAAGGTATAATTCCACGTATTGTGAATGACATCTTTAATCATATTTACACGATGGAGGTGAATTTGGAGTTTCACATAAAGGTCAGCTACTATGAGATCTACATGGACAAAATTCGGGATCTACTGGATATATCAAAAGTGAATTTGAGTGTGCATGAAGATAAGAATCGTGTGCCTTACGTTAAGGGTGCCACGGAGCGCTTTGTATCCAGTCCCGAGGATGTCTTTGAGGTGATTGAGGAGGGAAAGGCAAATCGGCATATTGCTGTAACTAATATGAATGAGCATTCATCGAGATCACATTCAGTATTCCTTATAAATGTGAAACAAGAGAATTTGGAGAATCAGAAAAAGTTATCGGGTAAGCTGTATCTGGTGGATTTGGCTGGGTCCGAGAAGGTGTCAAAGACTGGAGCTGAGGGTACGGTGCTGGATGAAGCgaagaatattaataaatcacTTTCGGCACTTGGTAATGTTATATCAGCCCTTGCTGATGGCAATAAAACCCACATTCCGTATCGTGATTCCAAATTAACGAGAATTCTGCAGGAATCACTTGGTGGCAATGCTAGAACAACCATTGTCATCTGCTGCTCTCCCGCAAGTTTCAACGAATCCGAGACGAAGTCAACACTCGAATTTGGAAAGCG tGCTAAAACTGTCAAGAATGTGGTGTGTGTCAATGAGGAGCTCACAGCGGAGGAGTGGAAGAGACGGTATGAGCGTGAGAAGGAGAAGGTTGGGCGTCTAAAGGGGAAAGTGGAGAAATTGGAGGCAGAATTGGCGAGATGGCGTGCCGGTGAGACCGTATCGGCGGATGAGCAAATCAACCTGCAGGATCCAATGGAGGCTAGTACACCGAATGTTGAGGTGACTGAACCAGAAGTACCAACAGCCCCTGTCCCAGCAACACCAAGTGGCTTGACCATGGTGGGATCAATCAGTGCCGATGAGCGTGCACGCTTTGAGAGTGAACGCGAGCGTCTGTATCAGCAACTCGATGATAAGGATGAGGAGATTAATCAGCATTCGCAGTATGTGGAGAAGTTGAAGGAGCAAATAATGGATCAGGAGGAGCTCATTGCCAATTCACGGCGTGATTTTGAGAATCTTCAAACGGAAATGGCGCGTATACAGCAGGAGAATGAGAGTGCAAAGGAGGAGGTGAAGGAGGTCCTTCAGGCACTCGAGGAGCTTGCTGTGAACTACGATCAAAAGAGCCAGGAGATTGAGACGAAGAACAAGGAGATTGATAACATCAATGAGGAATTGGTGCAGAAGCAGGCACTCCTCAATACTACCTCAACGGATTTACAGCAATTGCGTGATATGTCGGCACATCAGAAGAAACGCTACAATGAGATACTGTCGAATCTTCTGCGTGATCTATCGGAAGTTGGACAGGCCCTATGTACGGATAGTACAGCCGATCTCAAGCTCAATGCTGACACGTCAGCGGGGAAGGTTGAGGAGGAATTCACAGTGGCACGTCTGTACATAAGTAAGATGAAGAGTGAGGCGAAGAATTTGGCACAGCGCTGTCAGAATCTCGAAACGCAGACGATGGATTCGAACAAGAAGGTGTCGGAGTATGAGAAGGAATTGGCGGAATGTCGTCTCCTTATTTCTCAACATGAGGCACGTATGAAGTCACTGCAGGAGTCAATGCGTGAGGCGGAGAATAAGAAGAGGACACTTGAGGAGAATATTGATTCGCTGCGTGAGGAGTGTGCGAAACTGAAGGCAGCCGAACAGGTGTCGGCTGTGAGTGCGGAAGAGAAGCAACGGGCTGAGCAATTGCGATCGGCATTTGATAAGCAAATGGATCAACTGCGGGATGCACATACAACGCAAGTGGCCACGCTGCGGGATGAGATCTCAGAGAAACAAGAGGCTATCAATGAACTTAAGGA TTTGAACCAAAAATTAACACTTGCTCACCAGCAAATGTCATCGGACTATGAGAAGCTGAAGCAGGAGGAAGCGGACAAGTCCAATAAGCTGCAGGAGCTCAT CTTGACGAATGAACGTCGTGAGCAAGCAAGGAAAGATCTCAAGGGATTGGAAGATACTGTCTCAAAGGAACTTCAGACCCTTCATAATTTACGCAAGCTCTTCGTGCAGGATCTTCAG GCACGAATCAAAAAGTCAATCACATCCGAAGACAATGAAGATGATGGCGGGTCATTGGCACAGAAGCAGAAGATTTCATTCTTGGAGAATAATTTAGAGCAACTGACAAAGGTGCACAAGCAGTTGGTGCGCGATAATGCAGATTTGCGCTGTGAACTGCCCAAATTGGAGAAGCGACTCAGGACAACGATGGAGCGCGTCAAAGCCCTCGAGACGGCGCTCAAGGAGGCAAAGGAAGGTGCAATGCGCGATCGTAAACGGTACCAATATGAGGTGGATCGCATTAAGGAGGCAGTGCGACAGAAGAATCTCGCTCGGCGTGGTCCTCAGGCACAAATTG CTAAGCCAATTCGTGCTGGACAGGGTCACATTGTGAGTGGAATTCGTGGCGGAGGTGGCATTATTCCTACTGGGGCCAATGCTGTTCCACAGTAA
- the LOC129789184 gene encoding uncharacterized protein LOC129789184 — MMRTPPGGENKGETAGQESPPKDEKFRGFSEESIGKENVQELKMISAEKSILDLEITETRMKLRLAQLEKQKAMENLHMKTSTPIPHKKTPVVAYRVDDDFDDDEPVGKVQEGPQLEEKPRLEEKPAPVVPEVPRPTERYVSDMQMFMARQTLTREVKQFDGCFREWPGFINWWRSTTAACAFTPTEDITRLDKCLKGDAREAVQFLLYDSKNVPRILDVLEKRFGRPEFLVMSMLEKVRELPAVREEDPESVMKFASAVENLMASLEIMGRASYKESPHLIWEIVEKLPTNMKIQWSEVDTSSGFGDLDVLVKFLNKKAEAAMKRIMQSRDKMSTEKSPEKGKQNQRSGKTHKVMTTTEDKKKTCNICDEEGHFANNCPHLVQAALEDRRKLIMNRSLCFLCLMKGHPAADCRRTSRCSIDGCGKKHHELLHTPTERPQPTPGPSTAPRDEIVPHVNTTMYSYSTAKNKILMKIIPVIVTGSKGTVRTFAFLDDGSSITMIKASLARKMGLSGPVRPLVYQGANAASQLEKDSEIVEFRVKGTFDRAKEFTVKGARTVAVMSLPKQTTNVTALARDWSYLTQRPVEPMQNAEPEILIGVDNVALITAREVIHGAWNAPYLIRTWLGWIAMGKIGRSPETPVEYACTAIEEVSEICDVNNSSFTIEDFDVNHTVENAVPREDKKSFTIMELATDVIKDSRFEESNLWKDEQPPEVSEDRPVAMIRPLELEHKLDEDPELTQEHCEKMTGHVQDGYLQLLSEEQKKLSKPEVCFSPTLAVSVKIDNTEMLKEKHPGVIQEILNCRDDYLEIHDTPDEAKQLVRGVIKVQSAEDFRMVNWCTSDVKVLDDPPADYSYKDEVKFDDSSFDKAITVRQMFDGDMFTFCANFHRVPPDILYGEKTPTIRELLRLVMSIFGPLGDIGMFVVKGRMILQEIRRAKIGWSPEDSGELCCQWLKFVKLKGIEKVREVYLRVIHPEGVVVECLIVCTRVAPTKKVKIPRLELQDAVLNTHLGECLEDTFEMQVSDSEWSTEKEQKEVIDEPEMLPAAEKVCEVIRKPMLPDVKRFFDWWRKLMEMARVGFCTLRWFKKHRERRISGENNVGEPPPIELEDIAWAKTERIKEVRRGYVKMKAAVWCTWAIEQFSPNRPAHTHLGLVSEAVRRRQKKRWGDIFTLLARRAICMKIATYWVADSAVAAIRRFLDRRGKIEAVRYDGERKFERFLEKWKKKQQPNSDGEAVSIMNR; from the coding sequence ATGATGAGGACGCCCCCGGGAGGTGAGAACAAAGGTGAGACGGCGGGACAGGAGTCTCCGCCAAAAGATGAGAAGTTTCGTGGATTTAGCGAGGAATCCATTGGCAAAGAGAATGTTCAGGAGTTGAAGATGATCTCTGCGGAGAAGAGTATACTAGACCTAGAAATCACAGAGACAAGAATGAAGTTGCGTCTTGCGCAGCTAGAGAAGCAAAAGGCCATGGAAAACCTTCACATGAAGACCTCCACACCGATTCCCCACAAAAAGACTCCCGTGGTGGCGTATAGAGTCGACGATGattttgatgatgatgagcCGGTTGGGAAAGTGCAAGAGGGGCCCCAGCTGGAAGAGAAGCCCCGGCTGGAAGAAAAGCCAGCCCCAGTTGTTCCAGAAGTTCCCAGGCCGACAGAGAGGTACGTGTCAGACATGCAGATGTTTATGGCGCGACAGACGTTGACGAGAGAGGTGAAGCAATTCGACGGATGCTTCCGTGAATGGCCAGGCTTCATCAATTGGTGGCGAAGCACCACTGCTGCATGTGCTTTTACACCCACAGAAGATATTACGCGATTGGACAAGTGCCTCAAGGGTGACGCAAGAGAAGCCGTGCAATTCCTTTTGTACGACAGCAAGAATGTACCGCGTATCCTTGATGTACTTGAGAAGAGATTTGGGCGTCCCGAATTCCTTGTGATGTCTATGCTAGAGAAAGTCAGGGAGCTTCCTGCAGTTAGAGAAGAGGACCCTGAATCAGTGATGAAGTTTGCGAGTGCAGTGGAGAATCTGATGGCATCCTTGGAGATTATGGGACGTGCGAGCTACAAAGAGAGTCCCCACTTGATTTGGGAAATTGTCGAGAAGCTTCCTACAAATATGAAGATTCAGTGGTCAGAAGTAGATACAAGTAGTGGGTTCGGAGATTTGGATGTGCTAGTGAAGTTCCTGAACAAGAAGGCTGAGGCCGCAATGAAGCGCATCATGCAATCCAGAGATAAGATGTCCACTGAGAAGTCACCAGAAAAAGGGAAGCAAAATCAGAGGAGTGGGAAAACGCATAAAGTGATGACTACGACAGAAGATAAGAAGAAGACGTGCAATATTTGCGATGAGGAAGGCCACTTCGCAAATAATTGTCCACATCTAGTGCAAGCGGCGCTCGAAGATCGTCGCAAATTGATTATGAATAGGAGTCTGTGCTTCTTGTGCCTGATGAAAGGACATCCAGCAGCAGATTGCCGCCGAACGTCGAGGTGTTCAATAGATGGTTGTGGGAAGAAGCATCATGAGTTGCTACACACGCCGACAGAGAGACCACAGCCTACACCAGGCCCCTCTACCGCGCCGCGGGATGAGATAGTGCCTCATGTGAACACCACAATGTACTCGTACTCAACTGCAAAGAATAAGATTCTCATGAAGATTATTCCGGTGATTGTGACTGGGTCTAAGGGCACAGTAAGGACGTTTGCATTCTTGGACGATGGATCCTCAATCACGATGATCAAGGCCAGCTTGGCGAGAAAGATGGGTCTGTCCGGGCCGGTGCGGCCACTAGTGTATCAGGGAGCGAATGCTGCGTCACAGTTGGAGAAAGATTCTGAAATAGTAGAGTTCAGGGTGAAGGGAACGTTTGATCGCGCAAAGGAGTTTACAGTGAAGGGTGCTCGTACAGTAGCAGTGATGTCTTTGCCGAAACAGACCACCAATGTGACGGCTCTTGCGCGAGACTGGAGTTATTTGACTCAGCGTCCAGTTGAGCCCATGCAAAATGCAGAGCCTGAGATTCTCATTGGAGTGGATAATGTTGCCCTGATCACCGCTAGAGAAGTCATTCATGGCGCTTGGAATGCGCCTTACTTGATCAGGACGTGGCTTGGATGGATAGCCATGGGTAAAATTGGACGCAGTCCGGAAACACCCGTGGAGTATGCGTGCACTGCAATTGAGGAAGTGAGTGAGATTTGCGACGTGAACAATTCGTCATTCACTATTGAGGACTTTGATGTGAATCACACAGTCGAGAATGCAGTGCCTAGAGAGGATAAGAAGAGTTTTACAATTATGGAGTTGGCTACAGACGTGATAAAAGATAGTAGATTCGAAGAAAGTAATTTATGGAAAGATGAGCAGCCCCCTGAGGTGTCAGAAGACCGCCCAGTCGCGATGATTCGCCCGCTCGAGCTCGAGCACAAGCTGGACGAAGACCCAGAGTTGACCCAGGAGCACTGCGAGAAGATGACAGGGCATGTCCAGGATGGATATTTGCAGCTGCTTAGTGAAGAACAAAAGAAGTTGTCAAAGCCGGAAGTGTGTTTCTCACCCACACTTGCCGTGAGTGTGAAGATTGACAACACTGAGATGTTGAAAGAAAAGCACCCGGGAGTAATCCAGGAGATTCTCAATTGTCGTGACGATTACCTCGAAATTCATGACACTCCGGATGAGGCCAAGCAGTTGGTGCGGGGAGTCATAAAAGTGCAAAGTGCAGAAGATTTTCGGATGGTAAATTGGTGTACAAGTGATGTGAAAGTGTTGGATGATCCACCAGCAGATTATTCATACAAAGACGAAGTGAAATTTGATGACAGTTCGTTCGATAAGGCGATCACTGTACGACAGATGTTTGACGGTGACATGTTTactttttgtgcaaatttccaCCGTGTACCACCCGACATTCTTTATGGTGAAAAGACACCCACGATTCGAGAGCTTCTCCGGCTAGTCATGTCAATATTTGGTCCTCTGGGAGATATTGGCATGTTCGTAGTGAAAGGAAGGATGATCCTACAGGAGATTCGTCGTGCAAAGATTGGATGGAGCCCTGAAGATAGTGGAGAGTTGTGCTGTCAGTGGCTAAAGTTTGTGAAATTGAAAGGCATTGAGAAAGTTCGAGAAGTCTATTTGCGAGTTATTCATCCAGAGGGAGTAGTTGTCGAGTGTCTGATAGTTTGCACGCGCGTGGCACCGAccaaaaaggtgaaaattccCCGTCTGGAGCTGCAGGACGCAGTTTTGAATACGCATTTAGGCGAATGTTTGGAGGATACGTTTGAGATGCAGGTCAGTGACAGTGAATGGTCAACAGAGAAGGAGCAGAAAGAAGTGATTGATGAGCCCGAGATGTTACCAGCAGCAGAAAAGGTTTGTGAGGTTATCCGGAAACCCATGCTTCCGGACGTGAAGAGATTCTTCGATTGGTGGCGCAAGCTGATGGAAATGGCGCGAGTGGGATTTTGTACCTTGCGTTGGTTCAAAAAGCATCGTGAGAGAAGAATCAGTGGCGAGAATAACGTGGGGGAGCCCCCACCGATTGAGCTGGAAGACATTGCTTGGGCAAAGACGGAAAGAATCAAAGAAGTACGACGTGGATACGTGAAGATGAAAGCAGCAGTGTGGTGTACATGGGCGATAGAACAGTTTTCCCCGAATCGCCCTGCACACACACATCTGGGATTGGTCAGTGAAGCTGTGAGACGCCGTCAGAAGAAGCGCTGGGGTGATATCTTCACCTTGCTAGCTAGACGAGCCATATGTATGAAGATTGCGACCTATTGGGTAGCTGACAGCGCCGTTGCAGCAATCCGGCGATTCTTGGACCGCCGTGGGAAGATTGAAGCAGTACGTTACGACGGTGAGAGGAAGTTTGAAAGATTCCTGGAAAAGTGGAAGAAAAAGCAGCAGCCAAACAGTGATGGAGAAGCAGTGTCGATCATGAATAGATAG